Proteins co-encoded in one Arthrobacter globiformis genomic window:
- a CDS encoding ABC transporter ATP-binding protein: MSATSFGTANEDNAHLSKSDSKAVRRRSLALLGSLIRPVRLRFWLTIATVVLSQAARVAGPALIAFGIDHALPALRAGNSLPLVLAGVAYLVTALAAAGLTALYVTSTAKLSQAMLLDLRLRVFRHTQRLSLEFHEKYTSGRIIARQTSDLEALRELLDSGVSSLASGALFMVFTAVTVFALDWRSGLVVLAAAVPMFFLARWYQKHSQIAFRQSRVVSARLIVHFIETMTGIRAVKAFRKERENAARYGELAEDYRQATVRSINLNGIFQPGLVLIGNVCVAAVLLFGGFRVLTGDLAVGVLLALMLSTKRFFQPVDQMAMFYNSFQSAQAALEKVSGLLEEVPTVRPPRNAVELRDARGAVEFRDVEFRYGSGPLIIPALNLSIPAGQTVALVGQTGAGKSTLAKLIARFYDVSAGSVMLDGVDVRQLATADLRRNIVMVTQEAFLFSGSVADNIALGRPGAPREEIEAAAKAVGAHEFIMELPEGYDTDVNKRGGRVSAGQRQLISFARAFLARPAVLILDEATSSLDIPSERLVQSGLAGLLRGMDGTGPAGESPSADGTSRGTARTALIIAHRLSTVETADRVLVVHDGQVVEDGTPGELISGNGRFARLHSAWKDSLV, from the coding sequence ATGAGCGCCACATCCTTCGGGACTGCCAACGAGGACAACGCCCACCTAAGCAAGAGCGACAGCAAGGCAGTACGACGCCGGTCCCTCGCCTTGCTGGGGTCGCTGATCCGTCCCGTGCGGCTGCGGTTCTGGCTCACTATTGCAACAGTGGTCCTGTCGCAGGCGGCCCGGGTGGCCGGCCCGGCGCTCATCGCGTTCGGCATCGACCACGCGCTGCCCGCCCTCCGAGCAGGCAACAGCCTCCCCCTGGTGCTGGCCGGCGTCGCCTATCTCGTCACAGCACTGGCGGCGGCCGGGCTGACGGCCCTGTACGTGACCTCGACGGCAAAACTCAGCCAGGCCATGCTGCTGGACCTGCGGCTGCGGGTGTTCCGCCATACCCAGCGGCTCAGCCTGGAGTTCCACGAGAAGTACACCTCGGGACGGATCATTGCCCGGCAGACCTCGGACCTCGAGGCACTGCGCGAACTGTTGGACTCGGGCGTCAGCTCGCTCGCCTCGGGTGCGCTGTTCATGGTGTTCACCGCCGTCACCGTCTTCGCCCTCGACTGGCGCAGCGGGCTGGTGGTGCTGGCGGCGGCCGTCCCCATGTTCTTCCTGGCCCGCTGGTACCAGAAGCATTCGCAGATCGCGTTCCGCCAGTCCCGGGTGGTCTCGGCCCGGCTCATCGTGCATTTCATCGAGACCATGACCGGCATCCGAGCGGTCAAGGCCTTCCGCAAGGAGCGCGAAAACGCCGCACGCTACGGCGAACTCGCGGAGGACTACCGCCAGGCGACAGTCCGCTCCATCAACCTGAACGGCATCTTCCAGCCCGGCCTGGTGCTGATCGGCAACGTCTGTGTGGCCGCCGTGCTGCTGTTCGGCGGCTTCCGGGTACTGACCGGTGACCTGGCCGTGGGCGTGCTGCTGGCACTGATGCTCTCCACGAAGCGCTTCTTCCAGCCCGTGGACCAGATGGCCATGTTCTACAACTCGTTCCAAAGCGCGCAGGCCGCGCTGGAGAAGGTCTCCGGCCTGCTCGAGGAGGTGCCCACGGTGCGCCCGCCGCGGAACGCTGTGGAACTCCGTGACGCCCGCGGCGCCGTCGAATTCCGGGACGTCGAGTTCCGCTACGGCAGCGGGCCGCTCATCATCCCCGCGCTGAACCTCAGCATTCCCGCAGGCCAGACCGTGGCGCTGGTGGGCCAGACCGGAGCGGGCAAGTCCACGCTGGCCAAGCTGATTGCCCGCTTCTATGACGTGTCCGCCGGTTCGGTGATGCTCGACGGCGTGGACGTCAGGCAGCTGGCCACCGCGGACCTGCGGCGGAACATCGTGATGGTCACCCAGGAGGCGTTCCTGTTCAGCGGCTCGGTGGCGGACAACATCGCCCTGGGCCGGCCGGGCGCACCGCGGGAAGAGATCGAGGCGGCTGCGAAGGCCGTGGGCGCGCACGAGTTCATCATGGAGCTCCCCGAGGGGTACGACACCGACGTCAACAAGCGCGGCGGCCGCGTCTCCGCCGGGCAGCGCCAGCTGATCAGCTTCGCGCGGGCGTTCCTTGCCCGGCCGGCGGTGCTGATCCTGGACGAGGCCACGTCCTCCCTCGACATCCCCTCCGAGCGGCTCGTGCAGAGCGGGCTCGCGGGGCTGCTGCGCGGAATGGACGGCACGGGACCGGCAGGTGAGAGCCCGTCCGCCGACGGGACGTCCCGCGGAACCGCCCGCACGGCGCTGATCATCGCGCACCGGCTGTCCACGGTGGAAACTGCGGACAGGGTACTCGTGGTCCACGACGGACAGGTGGTGGAGGATGGCACGCCCGGCGAGCTGATCAGTGGCAACGGCCGTTTCGCCCGGCTGCACAGCGCCTGGAAGGACTCGCTGGTCTGA
- a CDS encoding helix-turn-helix domain-containing protein, whose translation MGNGFGEKLRAERLERGLTQAELGKDLYSPSYISLLETGRREPTADVIEELARRLELAPKALEAWSQPISVSDAEYVLAGLYARQAWDLRDYALAAEHAANAARIALDGKNTSAWWNMTYMQAECLMKQGQLKECQKIMEHLSEHPMATESAGLGVRARQMLAALCHGQGQLSTAVEHAEKAVELCAQLPKGSTLIIGALRALIGALAESGRLDEAWKYCQDMNEQMDEHSMSQLAGEVAWVIGNVAFMRHDYPEGIKHHERAAKLLSPANDIELWARFNKASAAVRLSSGIVEPETLSAIERAELALSIVGGNKTDQLEVAFIRARWLYLTGDIVAAVQKLRDIHSERADLARHTAGEVSLLLGKSLKAAGEADEALVHLEEAQKEFSAAGAQDRVQQALDAMLEIRLAQRRAAAAEAS comes from the coding sequence GTGGGTAACGGATTCGGGGAGAAGCTCCGCGCTGAGCGGCTGGAGCGCGGACTGACCCAGGCCGAACTGGGCAAAGATTTGTACTCCCCCAGCTATATTTCCTTGCTGGAGACGGGCCGGCGGGAACCCACAGCCGACGTCATCGAAGAGCTCGCCCGCAGGCTCGAGCTCGCGCCCAAGGCGCTGGAAGCGTGGAGCCAGCCCATCTCGGTCAGCGACGCCGAATACGTGCTGGCCGGACTCTACGCCCGTCAGGCCTGGGACCTGCGCGACTATGCCCTCGCGGCCGAGCACGCGGCCAACGCGGCCCGGATCGCCCTTGACGGCAAGAACACCAGCGCCTGGTGGAACATGACCTACATGCAGGCCGAATGCCTCATGAAGCAGGGCCAGCTCAAGGAATGCCAGAAGATTATGGAGCACCTGTCCGAGCACCCCATGGCCACCGAATCGGCCGGCCTCGGGGTCCGGGCGCGCCAGATGCTCGCCGCCCTGTGCCACGGACAGGGACAGCTGAGCACCGCCGTCGAACACGCCGAGAAGGCCGTGGAGCTGTGCGCACAGCTGCCCAAGGGCTCAACGCTGATCATCGGCGCGCTCCGTGCGCTGATCGGTGCCCTGGCCGAGAGCGGCCGGCTGGACGAGGCCTGGAAGTACTGCCAGGACATGAATGAGCAGATGGATGAGCATTCCATGTCCCAGCTCGCGGGCGAGGTGGCCTGGGTTATCGGGAACGTCGCGTTCATGCGGCACGACTACCCGGAAGGCATCAAGCACCACGAGCGGGCCGCCAAGCTGCTCTCCCCCGCCAACGACATCGAGCTCTGGGCCCGCTTCAACAAGGCGTCGGCCGCCGTCCGCCTCTCCTCCGGAATCGTGGAGCCGGAGACTCTGTCCGCCATTGAACGCGCTGAACTCGCGCTGTCCATTGTCGGCGGCAACAAGACGGACCAGCTGGAGGTGGCGTTCATTCGCGCCCGCTGGCTCTATCTCACCGGCGATATCGTGGCCGCCGTGCAGAAGCTCCGCGATATCCACTCCGAACGCGCCGACCTTGCCAGGCACACGGCCGGCGAAGTCTCGCTACTGCTCGGCAAGTCACTGAAGGCCGCGGGCGAAGCTGATGAAGCACTGGTGCACTTGGAGGAGGCGCAGAAGGAATTCAGCGCCGCCGGTGCGCAGGACCGCGTCCAGCAGGCCCTCGATGCCATGCTGGAGATCCGGCTCGCCCAGCGCCGCGCCGCCGCGGCCGAGGCCAGCTAG
- a CDS encoding phosphoribosylaminoimidazolesuccinocarboxamide synthase: MVEQEGPRGLDTPHTELPGWKHVYSGKVRDLYVPANDSINEQFGQECVLVVASDRISAYDHVLSSEIPDKGRILTQLSLWWFDQLGVEHHVLASTVEDGVPAAVEGRAMICKKLEMFPVECIARGYLTGSGLVEYRQSGTVCEIPLPEGLVDGSRLEHAIFTPSAKAEVGEHDENITYDAVVSIVGDDIAARLSELTLGIYTKAEEIARERGIILADTKVEFGYDVVNGAITLGDEVLTPDSSRFWDAATYEPGKAQPSYDKQFVRDWLTSDESGWDKASDTPPPALPADIVERTRARYVEAYEKLTGRTFS; the protein is encoded by the coding sequence GTGGTTGAACAGGAAGGTCCCCGCGGCCTGGACACCCCGCACACCGAGCTGCCCGGCTGGAAGCACGTCTACTCGGGCAAGGTCCGCGACCTCTACGTCCCGGCCAACGACTCCATCAACGAGCAGTTCGGGCAGGAATGCGTGCTGGTGGTGGCGAGCGACCGCATCAGCGCCTACGACCACGTGCTCAGCAGCGAGATCCCGGACAAAGGACGGATCCTGACCCAGCTGAGCCTCTGGTGGTTCGACCAGCTGGGCGTTGAGCACCACGTCTTGGCATCCACCGTGGAGGACGGCGTGCCCGCCGCGGTCGAGGGCCGTGCCATGATCTGCAAGAAGCTGGAAATGTTCCCGGTGGAGTGCATCGCCCGCGGCTACCTCACCGGCTCCGGTCTCGTGGAGTACCGCCAGTCCGGCACCGTTTGCGAGATTCCGCTGCCGGAAGGCCTGGTGGACGGCTCCCGCCTGGAGCACGCCATCTTCACCCCGTCGGCCAAAGCCGAGGTGGGCGAGCACGACGAAAACATCACCTACGACGCCGTCGTGTCCATCGTGGGCGACGACATTGCCGCGCGCCTGAGCGAGCTGACCCTGGGCATCTACACCAAGGCCGAGGAGATCGCCCGTGAACGCGGCATCATTCTGGCCGACACCAAGGTGGAGTTCGGCTACGACGTCGTGAACGGTGCCATCACGCTGGGCGACGAGGTCCTCACACCGGATTCGTCCCGGTTCTGGGACGCCGCCACCTACGAGCCCGGCAAGGCGCAGCCCTCCTACGACAAGCAGTTCGTCCGGGACTGGCTGACTTCCGACGAATCCGGCTGGGACAAGGCCTCCGACACGCCGCCGCCGGCCCTGCCCGCGGACATCGTGGAGCGCACCCGCGCCCGCTATGTGGAGGCCTACGAGAAGCTGACCGGCCGCACCTTCAGCTAG
- the purD gene encoding phosphoribosylamine--glycine ligase has product MKVLVIGPGGREHAIVRSLLADPNVSEVHAAPGNAGISKLVPTHAINGNDPDAVAALATRLDVDLVVVGPEAPLAAGVSDAVRAAGIPVFGPSKAAAQLEASKAFAKQVMAEAGVPTAMALVAANADEAAAALDTFGAPYVVKDDGLAAGKGVVVTNDRNDALAHAQSCFDAGGTVVIEEFLDGPEVSVFVLCDGRNTVALSPAQDFKRIYDNDEGPNTGGMGAYTPLDWAPEGLVQEVIDRIAQPTVNEMARRGTPFVGVLFVGLALTKRGTRVIEFNVRFGDPETQAVLARLKTPLGSLLLSAAKGELDQAEELRWSKDAAVAVVVASENYPDTPRTGDRIRGLKKVDELDGVHVIHAGTKLDDEGKVVSAGGRVLAVVALGSDLVEARERAYDGVELVQLEGAQFRTDIAGKAARGEIKVPAAVAAPSAAQAGSASEEKA; this is encoded by the coding sequence GTGAAGGTACTCGTCATCGGCCCCGGCGGCCGCGAACACGCCATTGTCCGCTCCCTCCTTGCCGACCCCAACGTTTCCGAAGTCCACGCAGCTCCGGGCAACGCCGGCATCAGCAAGCTCGTCCCCACGCACGCGATCAACGGGAACGATCCGGACGCAGTGGCGGCGCTCGCCACCCGGCTCGACGTCGACCTGGTGGTCGTTGGTCCCGAGGCGCCCCTCGCCGCCGGTGTTTCCGACGCCGTGCGCGCCGCCGGCATCCCGGTATTCGGCCCGAGCAAGGCGGCTGCCCAGCTCGAGGCCTCCAAAGCTTTCGCGAAGCAGGTCATGGCCGAGGCCGGCGTTCCCACCGCCATGGCGCTGGTGGCTGCCAACGCGGACGAGGCAGCCGCGGCGCTGGACACCTTCGGCGCACCCTACGTCGTCAAGGATGACGGCCTGGCCGCAGGCAAGGGCGTGGTGGTCACCAACGACCGGAACGATGCCCTGGCCCACGCCCAGAGCTGTTTCGATGCCGGAGGAACCGTCGTCATCGAGGAGTTCCTGGACGGCCCCGAGGTCTCCGTGTTCGTCCTGTGCGACGGCCGCAACACCGTGGCCCTGTCCCCGGCGCAGGACTTCAAGCGCATCTACGACAACGACGAGGGCCCCAACACCGGCGGCATGGGCGCCTACACCCCGCTCGACTGGGCTCCTGAGGGCCTCGTCCAGGAGGTCATCGACCGCATCGCCCAGCCCACCGTGAACGAGATGGCTCGCCGCGGCACCCCGTTCGTCGGCGTGCTGTTCGTGGGCCTGGCGCTGACCAAGCGCGGCACGCGCGTCATCGAATTCAACGTCCGCTTCGGCGACCCCGAAACCCAGGCTGTGCTCGCACGGCTCAAGACGCCCCTCGGTTCCCTGCTCCTGTCAGCCGCCAAAGGCGAACTGGACCAGGCAGAAGAGCTGCGCTGGTCCAAGGACGCGGCAGTCGCCGTCGTCGTCGCCTCGGAGAACTACCCGGACACCCCTCGCACCGGTGACCGCATCCGCGGCCTCAAGAAGGTGGACGAGCTGGACGGCGTCCACGTGATCCACGCCGGAACCAAGCTCGACGATGAGGGCAAAGTGGTCTCCGCCGGCGGGCGCGTGCTGGCCGTGGTGGCGCTCGGATCCGACCTCGTGGAGGCCCGGGAAAGGGCGTACGACGGCGTGGAGCTGGTTCAGCTGGAAGGCGCCCAGTTCCGTACGGACATCGCAGGCAAGGCCGCACGCGGTGAGATCAAGGTGCCGGCCGCCGTCGCGGCCCCGTCGGCTGCCCAGGCCGGCTCCGCTTCCGAAGAGAAGGCGTGA
- a CDS encoding molybdopterin-dependent oxidoreductase, with the protein MKKLMGWFRGPAALAALAGVAAAAVVLSVAELLGAFFTARATPLIALGSTFIDFTPPWLKDFAIATFGTNDKAALFAGMGLTIFVLACVLGVVAYRRWALGAAGVLFMGAVIVASVVTRAGVRPLDALPSLVGAAAGLAVLRLLVSRLWRLRAFPDSPADVAAKPPERPATSRRAFFAATGITAAAAGIAATGGRLLSAARSNVAQARGSLRLPAPARPAAAVPAGVASATPGVTPWLTPSNDFYRIDTALSVPEIKAEEWELRVHGLVEEEVRVTFQDLLDADLIESHVTLTCVSNPVGGNLAGNAKWLGLPIREVLKRARPTAGADMVLSTSIDGFSASTPLEVLQDGRDAMLAIGMNGEPLPLEHGYPVRMVVPGLYGFVSATKWVVDLEVTRFADSKAYWTQRGWSERGPIKTMARVEVPRSFAVVPAGRVAIGGTAWAQTRGITKVEVQIDGGDWAGAVLSDEASVDTWRQWSFDWDAKPGAHYVKVRATDGTGELQTEKRADPVPDGASGWQSVMVTVE; encoded by the coding sequence ATGAAGAAGCTCATGGGATGGTTCAGGGGACCAGCCGCACTGGCGGCCCTCGCCGGGGTGGCCGCCGCCGCCGTCGTTCTTTCCGTTGCCGAACTGTTGGGGGCGTTCTTTACGGCCCGCGCCACTCCCCTCATTGCCCTGGGCTCGACGTTCATCGACTTCACGCCGCCGTGGCTGAAGGACTTCGCGATTGCGACGTTCGGCACCAATGACAAGGCAGCCCTCTTCGCCGGCATGGGCCTGACGATTTTCGTGCTGGCGTGCGTGCTCGGCGTGGTGGCGTACCGGAGATGGGCGCTGGGGGCTGCCGGAGTGCTGTTCATGGGCGCGGTGATTGTGGCCAGCGTGGTGACCCGCGCGGGCGTCAGGCCTCTGGACGCCCTGCCCTCGCTGGTGGGAGCCGCGGCCGGGCTGGCCGTACTGCGGCTGCTGGTGTCACGGCTGTGGCGGCTGCGGGCCTTTCCGGATTCTCCGGCGGATGTCGCGGCCAAGCCCCCGGAGCGGCCGGCCACGTCCCGGCGGGCCTTCTTCGCGGCCACCGGCATCACGGCCGCCGCCGCGGGCATCGCCGCCACCGGCGGCCGGCTGCTCAGCGCCGCGCGCAGCAACGTGGCGCAGGCCAGGGGGTCCCTCCGGCTGCCAGCTCCCGCCCGGCCCGCAGCCGCCGTGCCCGCCGGAGTGGCGTCGGCCACGCCCGGCGTGACGCCGTGGCTGACGCCCAGCAATGACTTCTACCGGATTGACACTGCCCTCAGCGTTCCGGAGATTAAGGCTGAGGAGTGGGAACTGCGCGTGCACGGGCTCGTGGAGGAAGAGGTCCGCGTCACCTTCCAGGACCTGCTCGACGCCGACCTGATCGAGTCCCATGTGACCCTTACCTGTGTCTCGAATCCGGTGGGCGGCAACCTCGCCGGCAACGCCAAGTGGCTGGGACTGCCCATCCGCGAGGTGCTCAAGCGGGCCAGGCCCACCGCCGGCGCGGACATGGTCCTCTCCACCTCGATCGACGGATTCAGCGCCTCCACGCCGCTGGAGGTCCTGCAGGACGGGCGCGACGCCATGCTCGCCATCGGTATGAACGGCGAACCGCTGCCGCTGGAACACGGCTACCCCGTCCGCATGGTGGTTCCAGGACTGTACGGGTTTGTGTCCGCCACGAAGTGGGTGGTGGATCTGGAGGTGACCCGCTTCGCCGACAGCAAGGCCTACTGGACCCAGCGCGGCTGGTCAGAGCGCGGTCCCATCAAGACGATGGCCCGGGTGGAGGTGCCCAGATCCTTCGCGGTGGTCCCGGCCGGGCGGGTGGCCATCGGCGGTACAGCGTGGGCGCAGACCCGGGGAATCACCAAGGTCGAGGTGCAGATCGACGGTGGCGACTGGGCTGGGGCCGTGCTCTCCGACGAGGCTTCCGTGGACACGTGGCGCCAATGGTCCTTCGACTGGGATGCCAAGCCGGGCGCGCACTACGTCAAGGTGCGCGCCACGGACGGGACCGGCGAACTGCAGACGGAGAAGCGCGCCGATCCCGTGCCTGACGGTGCTTCCGGCTGGCAGTCCGTCATGGTCACGGTTGAGTAG
- a CDS encoding asparaginase, translating into MALNSHATFTVDSAVELAVVERSGFVESRHIGAAVVLAADGHVVTQLGDISTPILARSTLKPLQALAAMQSGVPLRGAQVALACASHTGSLDHMDVVEGMLKAAGVKEDQLQCPAAWPQDETARTWLTQSERGKSRLAFNCSGKHAAFLWACTENGWDTHSYLEPNHPLQQRIRTVIEEYSGEQIAHLGIDGCGAPVAAISLTGLARAYSLLAKAPSDKSANARAATIATSMLDYPWAVQGRGEANTIVMEELDVIAKIGAEGLLVMATSQGVSVALKVLDGNLRATSLVGLTLLAACGAVDIPGVSSVLEKVVEPVLGGGRPVGKIRLGHAVSALLD; encoded by the coding sequence ATGGCCCTAAATTCGCACGCCACGTTCACTGTGGATTCCGCCGTCGAACTCGCCGTGGTTGAACGAAGCGGATTCGTGGAGTCCCGCCATATCGGGGCGGCCGTGGTGCTCGCCGCTGACGGCCACGTGGTCACCCAGCTTGGCGACATCTCCACCCCCATACTGGCCCGGTCCACGCTCAAGCCCCTGCAGGCGCTGGCGGCGATGCAGTCCGGCGTTCCCCTGCGCGGCGCCCAGGTGGCCCTCGCCTGCGCCAGCCACACGGGATCGCTCGACCACATGGACGTCGTCGAGGGCATGCTCAAGGCTGCGGGCGTCAAGGAGGACCAGCTGCAGTGCCCCGCCGCGTGGCCGCAGGACGAGACGGCACGGACCTGGCTGACGCAGTCTGAGCGGGGAAAATCCCGGCTGGCCTTCAACTGTTCGGGGAAGCATGCGGCTTTCCTGTGGGCCTGCACCGAAAACGGCTGGGACACGCACAGCTACCTGGAACCCAACCACCCGCTGCAGCAGCGCATCCGCACCGTGATCGAGGAGTATTCCGGCGAACAGATCGCGCACCTGGGCATCGACGGCTGCGGCGCACCCGTTGCGGCCATCTCGCTGACCGGCCTGGCCCGCGCCTACTCCCTGCTCGCCAAGGCCCCCTCCGACAAATCCGCCAACGCCCGCGCCGCCACCATCGCAACTTCCATGCTGGACTACCCGTGGGCGGTCCAGGGCAGAGGCGAGGCGAACACGATCGTCATGGAGGAGCTGGACGTCATCGCCAAGATCGGCGCTGAGGGCCTCCTGGTCATGGCCACGTCCCAGGGAGTTTCCGTGGCCCTCAAGGTGCTCGACGGCAACCTGCGGGCCACCTCCCTGGTGGGGCTGACCCTGCTGGCAGCCTGCGGAGCCGTCGACATCCCGGGTGTGTCCAGCGTGCTCGAGAAGGTGGTGGAGCCGGTCCTCGGCGGCGGCCGTCCCGTGGGCAAGATCCGCCTGGGCCACGCCGTCTCGGCACTGCTGGACTAA
- a CDS encoding sterol carrier family protein, which translates to MAVARRRIDPADGQAALNEWAAGAVPPSDAAPAAPGAPAVPRSVIATAVRYSLEEVTARAPGNSVEVRVPPFGVTQCVEGPRHTRGTPPNVIECDAATWLAMVTGRLSWADAVGAGRVAASGLRADLSALLPL; encoded by the coding sequence GTGGCAGTTGCGCGCCGCAGAATCGACCCGGCCGACGGTCAAGCGGCACTGAACGAATGGGCGGCAGGTGCCGTCCCGCCGTCGGACGCTGCTCCGGCCGCACCCGGCGCGCCGGCGGTTCCCCGTTCGGTGATTGCGACGGCGGTCCGTTACTCCCTCGAGGAGGTCACCGCCCGGGCGCCGGGGAATTCGGTGGAGGTGCGGGTGCCGCCGTTCGGCGTCACCCAGTGTGTGGAGGGTCCGCGGCACACACGTGGCACTCCCCCGAACGTCATTGAGTGCGACGCCGCCACCTGGCTGGCGATGGTGACCGGCCGGCTGAGCTGGGCCGACGCCGTCGGAGCTGGACGCGTGGCCGCGTCGGGCCTGCGGGCGGACCTGTCGGCCCTGCTCCCGCTGTAG
- a CDS encoding cation:dicarboxylate symporter family transporter produces MKIPDSSALKASSAPSKKKPLYRSLFFQILIAVVAGVLIGHFWPDLGAQLRPLGDGFIQLIKMIIAPLIFLVIVTGISAVGDVKAVGRVGVKALLYFTAATLFALVFGLIVGNVVQPGAGLNIDPSTLSREALDAKTGHAVPKDAAAFILDVIPTSVIGAFANNSLLQVLFFSVFFGAAIVVIGRERCLPVVSLMETVLELVFKIMSWIMKVAPIGAFGAMAFIIGQYGLDTLGTYAMLIAACYGAAVVFIGLLFLVAWSFARVPLWQFLKYTREEFLLALGTASTEAVMPRIMTKLTNAGCSRATTGLVVPTGYSFNLDGAAIYLSISLLFLAQAFGHHLDLGQQLAALGVLLLTSKGMAGVPGSSFLALSATAAALGIFPVAGVALLLGADRLMDSMRVVVNLLGNCVATFVVSKWEGQFDRSVMVRAFRGEITNHDSAVMLGVEEDFQEQELERISGGGQASPKFRGGPNPGEMPEFQMSRPSAAINHE; encoded by the coding sequence ATGAAGATCCCAGATTCCTCGGCGCTGAAGGCGAGTTCGGCGCCGTCGAAGAAGAAGCCGCTCTATAGGTCGCTCTTCTTCCAAATTCTGATCGCCGTCGTGGCAGGTGTTCTCATAGGGCATTTCTGGCCGGACCTAGGCGCTCAACTGAGGCCGCTCGGTGACGGCTTCATCCAGCTCATCAAAATGATCATCGCGCCGCTGATCTTCCTCGTGATCGTCACGGGAATATCGGCCGTCGGCGACGTCAAGGCGGTCGGAAGGGTAGGAGTCAAGGCTCTTCTCTACTTCACAGCGGCCACACTTTTCGCCCTGGTCTTCGGCCTGATTGTCGGCAACGTCGTCCAGCCCGGAGCGGGCCTGAACATCGATCCGAGCACCCTCTCCCGGGAGGCCCTCGACGCCAAGACCGGCCACGCCGTGCCGAAGGACGCAGCGGCCTTCATCCTGGACGTCATCCCCACCAGCGTCATCGGGGCCTTCGCCAATAACAGCCTGCTGCAGGTCCTCTTCTTCTCCGTGTTCTTCGGCGCCGCCATCGTCGTCATCGGCCGCGAGCGTTGCCTGCCGGTCGTCAGCCTCATGGAGACCGTCCTCGAGCTCGTCTTCAAGATCATGTCCTGGATCATGAAGGTTGCGCCGATCGGTGCCTTCGGCGCGATGGCCTTCATCATCGGCCAATACGGGCTGGACACCCTCGGCACTTACGCGATGCTGATCGCCGCCTGCTACGGAGCCGCGGTGGTGTTCATCGGCCTCCTGTTCCTGGTGGCCTGGAGCTTCGCCCGGGTTCCGCTGTGGCAGTTCCTCAAGTACACCCGCGAGGAATTCCTGCTGGCCCTCGGCACCGCGTCCACGGAGGCCGTGATGCCGCGCATCATGACCAAGCTGACAAACGCCGGATGCTCCCGGGCAACCACCGGCCTGGTGGTCCCCACGGGCTACTCGTTCAACCTGGACGGGGCGGCGATTTACCTGTCCATCTCCCTGCTGTTCCTCGCCCAGGCCTTCGGCCACCACCTGGACCTCGGCCAGCAGCTCGCGGCCCTCGGCGTCCTGCTGCTGACTTCAAAGGGCATGGCCGGCGTTCCCGGCTCGTCCTTCCTGGCGCTGTCCGCCACCGCGGCCGCGCTAGGAATCTTCCCGGTGGCTGGCGTCGCCCTGCTCCTCGGGGCCGACCGGCTCATGGACTCCATGCGCGTGGTAGTCAACCTGCTGGGCAACTGCGTGGCGACCTTCGTGGTCTCCAAGTGGGAGGGCCAGTTCGACCGCAGCGTCATGGTCCGGGCGTTCCGCGGCGAGATCACCAACCACGATTCCGCCGTCATGCTGGGTGTGGAGGAGGACTTCCAGGAGCAGGAACTGGAGCGGATCAGCGGGGGCGGGCAGGCATCGCCCAAGTTCCGCGGCGGCCCGAACCCGGGTGAAATGCCCGAGTTCCAGATGAGCAGGCCGTCCGCCGCCATCAACCACGAATAG